A stretch of DNA from Diospyros lotus cultivar Yz01 chromosome 14, ASM1463336v1, whole genome shotgun sequence:
AGACATACTGTCAAATTACATTTGCTCTAGTGCACATATCATCCTTTAGGGACCCtgaaaaaatgttttgagtttcttcttgttttccCCTATCATCCCTTCCAATTCTTTTGGGCTTGTCTGCTATGAAATGTAATTTGGTATTCCAACTACTGCTACACTCAACTTAACATATAAGGAATACATACTTGTTAGACACTGATTTTGCTTgaaatattatcttatattagcttttattattcttatataGTTAACCTATTATGTATTGCAAATCTCTAGTGGCCGGAGAATGGAAATTAATATTCCAGTGTTGTAGTGATGATAAACTCATGAGTCATGACTGGTTGACACAGTGCTCGCAACACATGAGTCGTGACCTATTTTGTAGTGAAATTACGCAACACAATCTAACAATTTACAACTAAAATATCTACTTTGTCAATgacacattaaataatttattaaaatattagaaatgaaCTGAATAACTTTAATGGTGTTGCATTTTTTCCtcatgtttgtttttgttttccttttcttttccttgatcTAGGGGTGGGTCTATCAAATTAtgatgttaaattatttttcatgtcgTGTGGAGTATATTTTTCATGTTggcttcatattttttttatcttcaatataGAACATGGGTGGTCACACAGGTAAGACTAAGGAATCAATGTCATGGTCTGATGAGAACGAACACGCATTTATCGGTATTCTTTACGAGAATGTGAAATCAGGGATATTACAATGTTCTACATTCACGAAAGATGATTGGGGCAAGATCAATCAAGCCATGATTACTCTCACAAAAATGGATTACGGCATAGATAGATTAAAGGGGAAATGGAACCATTTACGTAAGGTACATCGCTTATTCTCTGAACTTTTAGGACATACAGGTGTTACATGGGATCCAAATACCAACAAAGTTAATGCTCCAGAGGAAGTTTGGCAACACTTTTATAcggtatatatatttattaaagaatattttcaccatcattttttatcatatcaATCTTACAATATGATAATGTGTCTTATTTTTACTATTGTAGATTAACAAGTCCGAGtacaaaatattcaagaagGAAGGATGTAAGCACTATGAAACTCTTGGTGAGATATTTAGCGGGACTACAGCTACTGGAGAATTAGGAAATGCTTCCACTCAGCTTCCTCCAACATCAGAGGAAGAAAGGCAGTTAGAAGATGATTTTTTGAACAGAGGAATTCATGTACGTGTGGAGAATGCTGATGAAGTTACAAATATTCGTTGGTGTGAAGAAATTGGTGAATCTAGCGAACGTCGACGTAAGGAACCTAAGATCAATAAAACTGATAAATTTGATGCTTGCATGCCACAGTGGTCATCTACAGTTAGTATGACGAACGAAGAAATTGAACTTAGGACACTTTACCTAAAAGAAAAGCTTGCAAAGCTCCAAGGAAAATCATGTAATCAATCAGATAGTAAAGCTACTAGTCTGGATCCTTATTCAAATGTGGTTTGCATGGACCTCTTAAACAATATGGAAGAAGTTTCTAATGAGATTTATATGAAAGCGATAAAGGCTTTTAAGGATCCAGATTTTAGAGTGTCATTTGTGAAGATGCCAGAAATTAGAAGACGACCTATCTTGGaacttctttgatttggttAGTTGATTGCGTATTTTCTAATATCGTGTTTTTTTCATTGGTGATGTTGTAGCTCGAAGTACTGTGTTTTCTTACATTAACTTCAAGTACTATTTTATCTTCATAGTTTGATGTTGATGGTTGTAGAACTGAGTTCCAAGTGGAATTGTTtgatgttgaatttatttagaattaaatgctTGTTTTATTTTGGGGGATTTAATGATGTTTAATTGCTTTGTTGCCATCTTAGTTGATGTTGAATTATTTCTTTACGTTGATTATAATAAATGATGAATGATATGATTACTGATGATgattatgaatatatttatatacaggATGTCAACTGAATCAAATGTGGTTGGTAATATGCGTACCAATGATTCGAgtgatgatgattttttatttacggATGATATTGTTGCGAATTTTGGGGATATAATAATGATTAATTGCTTTGTTGCCAACAAAAGTGATGTCATTAGCAGGGTACCTTGTAGAACGTCATTACTTACGAGGAAAATGTACATATTAGAGATTCTAAATGGACACCCATACGTGTGTTATCGTAATTTTTGTATGCAAAAACATGTGTTCATGAATTTTTGTGATACTTTGAAACAGAAGCAGTTGTTGAAAGATGGAAAAAAAGTAAGCGTCGAGAAGGGCGTTGCTATGTTTCTAATGATTGTAGGGCACACTACACGATATAGTATTATTGGTGATACGTTTCAACATTCCAACAACATGATACACAAATGGTTTAAATGAGTATTACTGGCTGTTTGTTCACTTGGCACAGAGATAATATGTCTGGCACATCAAAATATGCCACATGAGCGGATTTTGCACAAATTTCCCTACTTTAAGGATTGTATAGGCGCAATAGATGGAACACATGTTGCAGCTTGGGCACCTACATCGAGACAAACATATTTCCGtggaaagaaaatcaatatAACACAAAATGTGATGTTGACGTGTGATTTTGATATGAAGTTCACATTTGTGTATTCTGGATGGGAATGTACTACTAATGATTCACGAGTATTCATTAATGCAGTCATAAGAACTTCAAACAACTTTCCAATGCCATGTGGAggtatattctaatattttaaataatttgtcaaatatttttataatatttgggtctttaggtcttttttttttttttttttttgcagatcAATTTTACGTTGTTGATTCTGGTTATCCAAACATGCCTAGTTTTCTTGCCCCTTATCGAGGACGAAGATATCATCTGCGTGATTATGTTGGACGAGGAAGACCGCGTGGAAAGGAAGAACTGTTCAACTATAGACATTCCTCGTATCGTAACATTATTGAACGTTGCATTGGAGTTTTAAAGACAAGACttcctattttaaaattaattaccaatTATCCATTTAGTAGGCAAAGACGAATCCCTACTGCATGTTGTGCACTACATAACTATATTCGCCAGGAACACGTTTTAGATAGCTTGTTCGCTGAGTTTTCATCAGATAATATGGTATTTCAAGATATGTCGGAGTCAAGTCAAGATTAAGAAGCCATACAATTTTATGCTAGTCAAACAGCTCAAATGGGACAAGTTAGAGATCAAATTGTTATACAAATATTGAATGACTTTTCAAGAAGTCGTACATGATTATGTagtcttattttaatatttagtttccgagttattttgatttttgtcatgactatttaaacttttaattgTAATCCACTTGCTATTGAACTATTTgatgtaatattatttatcatgaacaatcatttttctcattttcattgagttaatttttaatttttatttttccatttactattttttaccaaagttgttttatttcttgtttgtatttttttttttttttttgtaatgggaaaaaatattacaatattcaCTGATTTCGAAATGTATTTAATAGTATACtagcattaaattattttaatttaaataaaaataattttatgaataaaataatttttctcaaaattttcaaagtaaatgcattttcagttttgagaaACAGTTTCTCAgaatgagttttgagttttgtattttcagtttttgttttgagatttctGAAAACACATTCTCTGTCATTCTGAGAAACTgtttctcaaaactaaaaagTGAAAACgcatttactttaaaaattttgagataatataatttttatttaaattaaaataaattaatgctagtatactattaaatacattttgaaattaatgaaatattgtaatatttttttcccattacaaaaaaaaaaatacaaacaagaaataaaacaacttTGGTAAAAAATGGTAAAtggagaaataaaaattaaaaattaactcaattaaaatgagaaaatatgattgttc
This window harbors:
- the LOC127789652 gene encoding uncharacterized protein At2g29880-like, which codes for MGGHTGKTKESMSWSDENEHAFIGILYENVKSGILQCSTFTKDDWGKINQAMITLTKMDYGIDRLKGKWNHLRKVHRLFSELLGHTGVTWDPNTNKVNAPEEVWQHFYTINKSEYKIFKKEGCKHYETLGEIFSGTTATGELGNASTQLPPTSEEERQLEDDFLNRGIHVRVENADEVTNIRWCEEIGESSERRRKEPKINKTDKFDACMPQWSSTVSMTNEEIELRTLYLKEKLAKLQGKSCNQSDSKATSLDPYSNVVCMDLLNNMEEVSNEIYMKAIKAFKDPDFRVSFVKMPEIRRRPILELL